Proteins encoded by one window of Cloeon dipterum chromosome 4, ieCloDipt1.1, whole genome shotgun sequence:
- the LOC135942406 gene encoding cytoplasmic 60S subunit biogenesis factor ZNF622: MAAKFTCLSCRVIFQDPELQRVHYKTEWHRYNLKRKIAELPAVTSEEFERRTLQHKETEEVQEAFYCRPCCKTFGSQKSFDNHLPSKKHKEAENKCDFVQVKEASHAKQVVQEEEASDVEEVDSDEWDEDIEIDAKDCLFCEHHSASTFKNLKHMSEAHSFFIPDLEFVSDLRGLLSYLGSKVREGFMCLWCSGNNKAFWSAEATRQHMTDKGHCKVKYEGETLMEFADFYDYRSSYPDNNEEDMEVDVPVLEDNDFQLTLPSGATIGHRSLFTYYRQNLNPNGALLPVKPKHFARYKAIGYTESTKEAILKKSRDIQYMRRVQSKMHMKVGVKANKLQPHFRAQVNF; encoded by the exons ATGGCTGCCAAGTTCACGTGTCTTTCGTGCCGAGTAATTTTCCAAGACCCAGAATTGCAGCGCGTCCACTACAAAACAGAATGGCACAGGTACAACCTGAAAAGGAAGATCGCCGAGCTGCCCGCAGTTACGTCTGAAGAGTTCGAGCGACGCACCCTGCAGCACAAGGAGACTGAGGAGGTTCAAGAGGCTTTTTATTGCAGGCCTTGTTGCAAGACATTCGGCTCGCAAAAATCGTTTGACAACCACTTGCCGAGCAAGAAACACAAAGAAGCTGAAAATAAGTGTGACTTTGTTCAAGTGAAGGAGGCCAGTCATGCAAAGCAAGTGGTTCAGGAAGAAGAAGCATCGGACGTCGAGGAAGTTGACTCTGACGAATGGGATGAAGATATTGAGATTGACGCGAAAGACTGCCTTTTCTGCGAGCACCACAGTGCATCGACTTTTAAAAACCTGAAGCACATGTCAGAGGCGCATTCATTCTTCATTCCAGATTTGGAGTTTGTCAGTGACCTGAGAGGCCTTCTTAGCTACCTGGGCTCCAAAGTCAGAGAAGGCTTCATGTGTTTGTGGTGCAGCGGCAACAACAAGGCCTTCTGGTCTGCTGAAGCCACTCGGCAACACATGACGGACAAGGGCCACTGCAAGGTCAAGTACGAAGGAGAGACCTTGATGGAGTTTGCCGATTTCTACGATTACAGAAGTAGCTACCCTGACAATAATGAAGAGGACATGGAAGTTGACGTTCCAGTTCTGGAAGACAACGATTTCCAACTAACCCTTCCCTCTGGAGCCACTATTGGCCATAGATCcctatttacatattacag gcaaaatttgaatcccAACGGAGCGCTCCTTCCTGTCAAGCCGAAACACTTTGCTCGATACAAAGCGATTGGGTACACAGAATCGACCAAGGAGGCTATTCTTAA GAAATCCCGAGATATTCAGTACATGAGGAGGGTTCAGTCGAAAATGCACATGAAAGTCGGAGTGAAAGCAAATAAACTGCAACCTCATTTTAGGGCTCAAGTTAATTTCTGA